One region of Phycisphaerales bacterium genomic DNA includes:
- a CDS encoding PHP domain-containing protein: protein MQTTTSAVPDPSAPLEGYCDLHAHSTASDGTDTPTQLAHEANRVGLRTLALTDHDTTAGLAECAAACAALGIEFVPGTELSCDIDAILDSPPGESDGVLHILGLFIRHNDPGLLTLCQQQRDRRNEHVPRMLAALAALGMPVTMEEVAALSGGQVIGRMHVAAALLAHSYVASIAEAFQKYIGTHGPANPPREFVHPREAITTIHAAGGVAVLAHPVQLKCGTDAELRTAVTRLRDMGLDSLEVLHSDHTPELTAKYTVLARERNVLTSGGSDYHGSNKPKVRLGSQQVPATWASALDALRSATTSSES, encoded by the coding sequence ATGCAAACCACCACCTCCGCCGTGCCCGACCCGTCCGCACCCCTCGAGGGCTACTGCGACCTGCACGCCCATTCCACTGCCTCCGATGGCACCGACACCCCTACCCAGCTCGCCCATGAGGCTAACCGCGTCGGCCTGCGCACCCTCGCCCTCACCGACCACGACACCACCGCCGGCCTCGCGGAGTGCGCCGCCGCCTGCGCCGCCCTCGGCATCGAGTTCGTCCCCGGAACCGAGCTCTCGTGCGACATCGACGCGATTCTCGATTCGCCGCCGGGCGAGTCCGATGGCGTCCTCCACATCCTGGGCCTCTTCATCCGCCATAACGACCCCGGCCTGCTCACGCTTTGCCAGCAGCAGCGCGACCGCCGCAACGAGCACGTTCCCCGCATGCTCGCCGCCCTGGCAGCCCTCGGCATGCCCGTCACCATGGAGGAGGTCGCCGCCCTTTCGGGCGGGCAGGTCATCGGCCGCATGCACGTCGCCGCTGCGCTCCTCGCCCACAGCTACGTGGCGTCGATCGCCGAAGCGTTCCAGAAGTACATCGGCACCCACGGCCCTGCCAACCCGCCGCGAGAGTTCGTCCACCCGCGTGAGGCCATCACGACCATCCACGCCGCGGGCGGCGTCGCCGTGCTTGCGCACCCGGTGCAGCTCAAATGCGGCACCGACGCCGAACTCCGCACCGCCGTAACCCGCCTCCGCGACATGGGCCTGGACTCCCTCGAGGTTCTGCACTCCGATCACACGCCCGAGCTGACGGCCAAGTACACCGTGCTCGCGAGAGAGCGGAATGTGCTGACCAGTGGCGGCAGCGACTACCACGGCAGCAACAAGCCCAAGGTGCGACTGGGATCGCAACAGGTCCCCGCTACTTGGGCGAGTGCCTTGGATGCACTTCGATCAGCAACAACTTCGAGCGAGTCATGA
- a CDS encoding metal-sensitive transcriptional regulator, translating into MPSKNDSTPSPACGCHSDPAAPGERLAHAVDADLKAANTLRLKRAEGQVRGIARMIEQDRYCADIITQITAVQESLRVVAKNLLKNHMKHCASAALTSGDAKAQTEMIDELTDLMSKIAR; encoded by the coding sequence ATGCCCTCCAAGAACGATTCGACTCCGAGCCCCGCCTGCGGGTGCCACTCTGATCCAGCCGCGCCCGGTGAGCGGCTCGCTCACGCCGTTGATGCAGACCTGAAGGCAGCCAACACCCTGCGCCTGAAGCGCGCCGAGGGTCAGGTGCGCGGCATCGCCCGGATGATCGAGCAGGATCGATACTGCGCGGACATCATCACACAGATCACGGCGGTGCAGGAGTCACTGCGTGTCGTCGCCAAGAACCTGCTCAAGAACCACATGAAGCACTGCGCCTCCGCGGCCCTCACCTCCGGCGACGCGAAAGCCCAGACCGAGATGATCGACGAGCTGACCGACCTCATGTCGAAGATCGCCAGGTAA
- a CDS encoding heavy-metal-associated domain-containing protein — MSTLSQSATRTLTIDGMTCGHCVSRVTRTLSGIPGLTVVDVQVGSATVRAASEDALKQAVDELASVGYKAAVAPENETKPARSCGTGCCCN; from the coding sequence ATGTCCACCCTCTCCCAGTCAGCCACCCGAACCCTGACCATCGACGGAATGACCTGCGGCCACTGCGTGTCCCGGGTTACACGCACCCTGTCCGGGATCCCCGGCCTGACCGTTGTTGATGTCCAGGTGGGCAGTGCCACGGTCCGCGCGGCCTCGGAAGACGCCCTCAAGCAGGCAGTCGATGAGCTAGCGAGCGTCGGGTACAAGGCAGCCGTCGCACCGGAAAATGAAACGAAGCCGGCGCGGTCGTGCGGGACCGGCTGCTGCTGCAACTGA
- a CDS encoding heavy metal translocating P-type ATPase — protein sequence MNHNHGHHAASTAGAPPAPTHDHHHGHKGAEAAVAAPAVQRLDLPVSGMSCASCANMIERALAKAPGVSGANVNFATKTATVHYDAAATSPAKLVETVRDVGYEAKLPSPRRPAAGANVAHSSHHDHSHHGTGGDEHAEHMHVNADEQRTLLWKVIVGTVLSIPVLVIAMSHGAIEALNKPWINWLQLALTTPVMFWCGAQFFRSAWKGLKHFRANMDSLVAMGTGAAYLYSVAATIWPGFFAAAQVNDGMQHGAPMVPVYYEAAAAIIVLILVGKLLEAKATGRTGAAIQRLLGLQARTARVIRAGVEQDIPVEQVLVGDAVIVRPGEKIPVDGRIENGSTSVDESMLTGESVPVEKHAGDPVFGATINGTGAIRFTATKVGEDTALQQIVRLVQEAQGSKAPIARLADRISGVFTPAVLVIAAVTFVVWFAISPPEIRLNMALLTSVSVLIIACPCALGLATPTAIMVGTGRGAEHGILIKGGEALETAHKLSAIILDKTGTITRGKPALTDVRVLPGFDEPSFLRLVASAERRSEHPLADAIVRGTAERGIQLSEPSSFNAVVGHGIEATVDGHSVLAGKRQLLAQRGIDTAPLEPIAKELAAAGKTPMYAAIDGKAAGLVAVADPIKPSSRAAIARLQGMGLRVAMITGDNAHTAGAVAAQVGLPPELVFAEVLPEHKAEHVRKLQSQGLAVGMVGDGINDAPALAQADVGLAMGTGTDVAIEAADITILSGDLNAIPESIALSRATMRTIRQNLFWAFIYNVVGIPIAAGVLYPATGWLLSPIIASGAMAFSSVSVVLNSLRLRRTPLGTGS from the coding sequence ATGAACCACAACCACGGACATCACGCCGCGTCCACGGCGGGCGCTCCTCCTGCGCCCACCCACGATCACCATCACGGCCACAAGGGGGCTGAGGCGGCCGTCGCCGCTCCGGCCGTTCAACGCCTGGACCTCCCAGTCAGCGGGATGTCCTGCGCTTCCTGCGCCAACATGATCGAGAGGGCGCTCGCGAAGGCCCCCGGAGTCTCCGGCGCCAACGTGAACTTTGCGACCAAGACGGCCACGGTCCACTATGACGCAGCGGCGACCTCGCCCGCGAAGCTGGTGGAGACCGTCCGAGATGTCGGGTACGAGGCGAAGCTCCCCTCCCCCAGGCGACCCGCCGCTGGCGCGAATGTCGCCCACAGCTCCCATCACGACCACTCGCACCACGGCACCGGCGGGGACGAGCACGCTGAGCACATGCACGTCAACGCCGACGAGCAGCGCACCCTGCTCTGGAAGGTCATCGTCGGCACTGTTCTCTCCATCCCGGTCCTGGTGATCGCGATGTCGCACGGGGCTATCGAGGCGCTCAACAAGCCCTGGATCAACTGGCTCCAGCTCGCCCTGACCACCCCCGTAATGTTTTGGTGCGGTGCTCAGTTCTTCCGCAGCGCATGGAAGGGCCTCAAACACTTCCGCGCCAACATGGACAGCTTGGTCGCGATGGGCACCGGGGCCGCGTACCTCTACTCCGTCGCCGCCACCATCTGGCCCGGGTTCTTCGCGGCGGCACAGGTCAATGACGGGATGCAACACGGCGCGCCCATGGTGCCCGTGTACTACGAGGCGGCCGCCGCCATCATCGTTCTCATCCTCGTCGGCAAGCTGCTCGAGGCCAAGGCTACTGGACGTACCGGCGCGGCCATACAGCGGCTCCTTGGCCTCCAAGCGAGAACGGCCCGCGTGATCCGCGCTGGGGTCGAGCAGGACATCCCCGTCGAGCAGGTGCTTGTCGGTGACGCGGTGATCGTCCGCCCGGGCGAGAAGATCCCGGTGGATGGCCGCATCGAGAATGGCTCCACCTCCGTGGACGAGTCCATGCTCACCGGCGAAAGCGTGCCCGTCGAGAAGCACGCCGGCGACCCCGTCTTCGGAGCGACCATCAACGGGACGGGCGCCATCCGGTTCACCGCCACCAAGGTCGGCGAGGATACCGCCCTCCAGCAGATCGTCCGGCTCGTGCAGGAGGCCCAGGGCAGCAAGGCACCGATCGCCCGCCTGGCCGACCGCATCAGCGGCGTGTTCACCCCGGCAGTGCTGGTGATCGCGGCGGTCACATTCGTGGTGTGGTTCGCGATTTCGCCGCCCGAGATCCGCCTGAACATGGCCCTGCTCACCTCTGTGTCGGTCCTCATCATCGCCTGCCCGTGCGCCCTCGGGTTGGCGACGCCGACCGCGATAATGGTGGGCACGGGCCGCGGTGCCGAGCACGGGATCCTCATCAAGGGTGGCGAAGCGCTCGAGACCGCCCACAAGCTCTCTGCAATCATCCTCGACAAGACCGGCACCATCACCCGCGGCAAGCCCGCGCTGACCGATGTCCGAGTGTTGCCCGGGTTCGACGAGCCCAGCTTCCTGCGTCTGGTCGCCTCCGCCGAACGCCGCAGCGAGCACCCTCTTGCGGACGCGATTGTGCGCGGGACAGCTGAACGAGGGATCCAGCTGTCGGAGCCGTCGTCGTTCAACGCGGTGGTCGGCCACGGCATCGAGGCCACGGTCGATGGGCACAGCGTGCTCGCGGGCAAGCGACAGCTCCTTGCTCAGCGCGGAATCGACACGGCCCCGCTGGAACCGATCGCAAAGGAGCTCGCGGCCGCCGGCAAGACCCCCATGTACGCGGCCATCGACGGCAAGGCCGCGGGGCTCGTCGCAGTCGCCGACCCCATCAAGCCGAGTTCACGAGCCGCGATAGCCCGCCTTCAAGGCATGGGCCTGCGAGTCGCGATGATCACCGGCGACAACGCCCACACCGCCGGGGCGGTCGCTGCTCAGGTCGGCCTCCCTCCCGAGCTCGTTTTCGCGGAGGTCCTTCCCGAGCACAAGGCCGAGCACGTCCGCAAGCTGCAATCGCAGGGCCTCGCGGTTGGGATGGTGGGTGACGGCATCAACGACGCCCCCGCCCTCGCCCAGGCCGACGTGGGCCTGGCCATGGGCACCGGCACCGACGTGGCGATCGAGGCCGCGGACATCACCATCCTCAGCGGCGACCTCAATGCCATCCCCGAATCCATCGCCCTCTCCCGGGCCACCATGCGGACCATCCGCCAGAACCTCTTCTGGGCCTTCATCTACAACGTCGTGGGCATCCCGATTGCCGCGGGCGTGCTCTACCCGGCGACCGGATGGCTTCTCAGCCCGATCATCGCCAGCGGGGCAATGGCATTCTCGAGCGTGTCGGTGGTGCTGAACAGCCTGCGGCTGCGTCGAACGCCGCTCGGAACCGGCTCCTAA
- a CDS encoding site-specific integrase, with translation MSPRPQQNPWLDPERTMAGSPAAKYLSSLGKGSRRTVQESLARLAAMLTGIEKVDPFKVRWERLRREQTVKLRAELMEQLAPATANKVLSVLRGVLRTCRDMGLLGEGEFQTAASLERVKPKPPAEAVPVSEAVLRVMFKACLDDRTASGRRDAALLALFASTGLRRAEAVALDVGDYDPRSGQLHIRGERPEYDRLAVLGKPARQAMADWLEVRSREPGPLLLPVDRGGLIRFRRMTDQAMYDIGGRIAARAGVPNVTLRDIRRAYVMSLIRAGKELAEVQYLAGHASWLTTASYQQLGAEKKHPTYNVANLPYQPRSTP, from the coding sequence ATGAGCCCGCGCCCGCAGCAGAATCCTTGGCTCGACCCCGAGCGCACGATGGCTGGCTCCCCTGCGGCCAAGTACCTCTCCAGCCTGGGCAAGGGGTCACGCCGCACGGTGCAGGAATCGCTCGCACGCCTGGCCGCGATGCTGACAGGCATCGAGAAGGTGGACCCGTTCAAGGTGCGGTGGGAGCGGCTGCGGCGCGAGCAGACGGTGAAGCTCCGGGCGGAGCTGATGGAGCAGCTGGCACCAGCCACGGCGAACAAGGTTCTGTCGGTCCTGCGGGGCGTGCTGCGGACCTGCCGCGACATGGGGCTGCTGGGAGAGGGCGAGTTTCAAACCGCCGCCAGCTTGGAGAGGGTGAAGCCGAAGCCGCCCGCGGAGGCGGTGCCGGTGAGTGAGGCCGTGCTGCGGGTGATGTTCAAGGCGTGTCTCGACGACAGAACGGCCTCGGGACGGCGCGACGCGGCCCTGCTGGCGCTGTTCGCGTCGACAGGGCTGCGGCGGGCGGAGGCCGTTGCGCTTGACGTCGGCGACTACGACCCACGAAGCGGCCAACTGCACATCCGTGGCGAGCGCCCCGAGTACGACCGGCTGGCGGTACTGGGCAAGCCGGCACGGCAGGCGATGGCAGACTGGCTCGAGGTGCGCTCGCGCGAGCCGGGCCCCCTACTGCTGCCGGTGGACCGCGGCGGCCTGATCCGCTTCCGCCGCATGACCGACCAGGCCATGTACGACATCGGCGGCCGTATCGCGGCACGAGCCGGGGTGCCGAACGTGACGCTGCGGGACATCAGACGTGCGTACGTCATGAGCCTGATCCGCGCCGGGAAGGAACTCGCGGAGGTTCAGTACCTTGCCGGGCACGCGAGCTGGCTGACCACTGCCAGCTACCAGCAGCTTGGTGCAGAGAAGAAGCACCCGACCTACAACGTGGCGAACCTGCCTTATCAACCCAGGAGCACACCATGA
- a CDS encoding copper oxidase yields the protein MQPPGEPGKDYTPVIVPNGWTLPYKVVDGVKVFHLVAEEVDHEFAPGLVARCWGYNGSVHGPVIEAVDGDHVRIYVTNRLKAPTTVHWHGVLLPSGMDGVGGLSQKAIMPGETFRYEFTLRQHGTLMYHSHHDEMTQIGLGMTGLFVIHPRRQQGPRPDRDFAILLHEWFIPVGASRPDPNEMTDFNVLTMNGRSFPGTEPLVAKLGERVRIRLGNLSPMSHHPIHLHGYYFDVTETDGGVIPEAGRWPETAVIVPVGSTRTIEFTADNPGDWALHCHMTHHVMNQMGHGVPNMVGVDAAGLDEKVRPLLPGYMTMGQAGMGDMAEMGMKVPPNSIPMVGGAGPHDTITMGGMFTILKVRESLPNGYEDPGWYENPPGTQSVAATPEELRRDGIRDDASTAPRPAARRVSPPPQAAPKEPPPSGHHHGH from the coding sequence GTGCAGCCCCCGGGCGAGCCGGGGAAGGACTACACACCGGTCATCGTCCCCAACGGTTGGACGCTCCCGTACAAGGTCGTGGACGGCGTGAAGGTGTTCCACCTTGTGGCCGAGGAGGTCGATCACGAGTTTGCGCCGGGTCTCGTGGCCCGCTGCTGGGGGTACAACGGCTCGGTGCACGGGCCAGTGATCGAGGCCGTAGATGGGGACCATGTCCGCATCTACGTCACCAACAGGCTCAAGGCGCCGACAACGGTGCACTGGCATGGCGTGCTGCTCCCCAGCGGCATGGACGGCGTGGGCGGCCTCTCCCAGAAGGCGATCATGCCCGGGGAGACGTTCCGGTACGAGTTCACCCTCCGCCAGCACGGCACGCTGATGTACCACTCGCACCACGACGAGATGACGCAGATCGGGCTCGGGATGACCGGGCTGTTCGTGATCCACCCCCGGCGGCAGCAGGGCCCTCGCCCCGACCGTGACTTCGCGATCCTGCTGCATGAGTGGTTCATCCCCGTGGGCGCCAGCCGCCCCGACCCGAACGAGATGACCGACTTCAACGTGCTCACAATGAACGGGAGGTCATTCCCGGGCACAGAACCGCTGGTTGCCAAGCTCGGAGAACGGGTGCGCATCCGCCTGGGGAACCTCAGCCCCATGAGCCACCACCCGATCCACCTGCACGGCTACTACTTCGATGTGACCGAGACAGACGGCGGGGTCATCCCTGAAGCGGGCCGCTGGCCCGAGACGGCCGTTATCGTGCCGGTCGGCAGCACGCGGACCATCGAGTTCACCGCCGACAACCCCGGCGACTGGGCCCTGCACTGCCACATGACGCACCACGTCATGAACCAGATGGGGCATGGCGTCCCGAACATGGTGGGCGTTGACGCGGCCGGTCTCGACGAGAAGGTGCGGCCGCTGCTGCCCGGGTACATGACCATGGGCCAGGCGGGCATGGGCGACATGGCGGAGATGGGCATGAAGGTGCCCCCAAACAGCATCCCCATGGTCGGCGGGGCCGGGCCCCACGACACCATCACCATGGGCGGTATGTTCACGATCCTCAAGGTCCGCGAGTCACTGCCCAACGGCTATGAGGACCCGGGCTGGTACGAGAACCCGCCGGGGACGCAGTCGGTCGCCGCGACGCCCGAGGAGCTACGCCGGGACGGGATCAGGGACGACGCGAGCACCGCCCCGAGGCCGGCGGCACGCCGCGTCAGCCCGCCACCGCAGGCAGCCCCCAAAGAGCCACCGCCCTCCGGCCATCACCACGGCCATTGA
- a CDS encoding heavy metal-associated domain-containing protein has product MSLFLRLASVSVVLSILGLAGCASRAVEARPGQVAQSSAGPLDAASATLIVHGMSCPLCATNVDKQLLEVPGVADASVDMGTGQVKVTFVPGASVTRKQLEDAVYKSGFTLAEVRIP; this is encoded by the coding sequence ATGAGTCTGTTTCTTCGTCTCGCGTCTGTCTCGGTCGTTCTCTCCATCCTGGGTTTGGCGGGCTGCGCCAGCCGCGCCGTCGAGGCCCGTCCGGGGCAGGTGGCACAGTCCAGTGCCGGACCGCTGGACGCCGCTTCGGCCACCCTGATTGTGCACGGCATGAGCTGCCCGCTGTGCGCCACCAACGTGGACAAGCAGCTCCTCGAGGTTCCCGGCGTGGCGGATGCCTCGGTGGACATGGGCACGGGGCAGGTGAAGGTGACGTTCGTGCCCGGCGCGAGCGTGACACGCAAGCAGCTTGAGGACGCCGTGTACAAGAGCGGGTTCACCCTTGCCGAGGTGCGCATCCCATGA
- a CDS encoding metallophosphoesterase, with protein sequence MQSTLNPAVLPLPETLNSADQKPRWQALRRLPDGPLDLVGDIHGEIDALRALMRLLGYDGDGGHPEGRTLVFLGDLIDRGTDSAAVVRLVQKLVQTGRACAVMGNHDLNAVAGARRDNNGWIFGHKPLRPGERPATAAEREEVLSFLATLPLAMEREDLRVVHAHWDDAGLAMLAGESGPAEALARHAARVKQELGDEPNEVVRGLAKQNRNPMKLITSGPEVAAPNPHYAGGQWRNEQRNPWWERYDGEKWVVFGHYWRLPVTGIQQDDGLLSKYAVNEALGNGRAMCIDYSVGGSWWDRSEGRFAGPFVGRLAAMRWPERELVFDDGERMPVVPPAGSRG encoded by the coding sequence GTGCAAAGCACGCTGAACCCTGCCGTCCTCCCCCTCCCCGAAACCCTCAACTCGGCCGACCAGAAGCCCCGCTGGCAAGCCCTGCGGCGGCTGCCCGACGGCCCGCTCGACCTCGTCGGGGACATCCACGGCGAGATCGACGCCCTCCGCGCCCTGATGCGGCTCCTCGGCTACGACGGGGATGGTGGGCACCCGGAGGGCCGGACGCTGGTCTTCCTGGGCGACCTGATTGATCGCGGGACGGACAGCGCGGCGGTGGTGCGGCTGGTCCAGAAGCTGGTTCAGACAGGCCGGGCCTGCGCGGTGATGGGGAACCATGACCTCAACGCGGTCGCGGGGGCACGCCGGGACAACAACGGTTGGATCTTCGGCCACAAACCCCTGCGGCCGGGAGAGCGGCCCGCCACCGCAGCGGAACGAGAAGAGGTCCTGAGCTTCCTCGCAACCCTGCCCCTCGCGATGGAGCGGGAAGACCTGCGGGTGGTGCACGCACACTGGGATGACGCGGGGCTCGCGATGCTCGCGGGCGAAAGCGGTCCAGCCGAGGCGCTCGCCCGCCACGCGGCCCGGGTGAAGCAGGAACTCGGGGACGAGCCGAACGAAGTAGTGCGAGGGCTGGCAAAGCAGAACCGTAACCCGATGAAGCTGATCACATCGGGCCCGGAGGTGGCGGCGCCCAACCCCCACTACGCCGGCGGGCAGTGGCGCAACGAGCAGCGCAACCCCTGGTGGGAGCGGTACGACGGCGAGAAGTGGGTGGTCTTCGGGCACTACTGGCGCCTGCCGGTCACCGGAATCCAGCAGGACGATGGTCTGCTCTCGAAGTACGCGGTGAATGAAGCCCTCGGGAACGGCCGCGCGATGTGCATCGACTACTCGGTGGGCGGGAGCTGGTGGGACCGCAGCGAGGGGCGGTTCGCGGGGCCCTTCGTCGGGCGGCTGGCCGCAATGCGGTGGCCGGAGCGCGAGCTGGTCTTCGACGACGGCGAGCGGATGCCGGTGGTCCCGCCTGCGGGGAGCCGGGGATGA
- a CDS encoding galactose oxidase early set domain-containing protein, with the protein MRRGQGRGARPARRRAATTLLVDAAGNIYDIASNADAFTRLLDMVVVTRLLSLVWVEDGHARAVFGERAAPLEDAMRHAPDESQTLAGRLLTLRQLATLEGLIQEWRRENHGMTRASFVRFSNFAVGRGRSAASEVLEARELFRQVGAAGQADTGTSNPGVPHTLGVVKWSDLYDPEGGPGGSWRRVADMNWFREYHAVTLLIPDGRVITTGGTRIKFQVGPTSADIEGFVPPYLFRGVRPQITSIWATRLERGRGVTMNIAPATTLTSAVLVSTGTHTHWVDTGTQRRVVLPVNQNGPTAEIDIPQDPNLVPAGYYMRFAMVDDIPSVARIVQVVTGCSQDFNGDTDFGTDQDIEAFFACLGWNCCPTCLTADFNGDGDVGTDQDIESFFRVLGGAPAKVRHAPHQHRHGTDRRLPPFTSGIRPDACNRAD; encoded by the coding sequence GTGCGACGAGGTCAAGGCCGCGGAGCCCGACCCGCCCGCCGTCGGGCCGCGACCACGCTGCTGGTGGACGCCGCGGGCAACATCTACGACATCGCCAGCAACGCCGACGCCTTCACCCGCCTGCTGGACATGGTGGTGGTCACGCGCCTGCTCAGCCTGGTGTGGGTGGAGGACGGGCACGCCCGCGCCGTCTTCGGTGAGCGGGCTGCCCCGCTCGAAGACGCCATGCGGCACGCCCCCGACGAATCGCAGACCCTCGCCGGGCGCTTGCTGACGCTCCGGCAGCTGGCCACCCTCGAGGGGCTCATCCAGGAGTGGCGGCGCGAGAACCACGGCATGACGCGGGCCTCCTTCGTGCGCTTCTCCAACTTCGCGGTGGGGCGAGGGCGCTCCGCGGCGTCCGAGGTGCTCGAGGCCCGGGAGCTCTTCCGTCAGGTGGGGGCCGCGGGGCAGGCCGATACGGGCACCTCGAACCCCGGCGTACCGCACACGTTGGGCGTGGTGAAGTGGAGCGACCTGTACGACCCCGAGGGCGGTCCGGGCGGTAGCTGGCGGCGGGTAGCCGACATGAACTGGTTCCGCGAGTACCACGCGGTCACGCTGCTCATCCCAGATGGGCGGGTGATCACCACGGGGGGCACCCGTATCAAGTTCCAGGTCGGGCCGACGAGCGCCGACATCGAGGGCTTCGTGCCGCCCTACCTCTTCCGAGGGGTTCGACCTCAGATCACGTCCATCTGGGCGACGCGCCTGGAGCGCGGACGTGGGGTCACCATGAACATCGCGCCCGCGACCACCCTCACCAGCGCTGTGCTCGTCAGCACGGGCACACACACCCACTGGGTCGATACCGGCACGCAACGGCGGGTCGTGCTCCCCGTTAACCAGAACGGACCTACGGCTGAGATTGACATCCCGCAGGACCCCAACCTCGTCCCCGCCGGGTACTACATGCGGTTCGCCATGGTGGACGACATCCCATCGGTCGCGCGCATCGTGCAGGTGGTCACCGGGTGCAGCCAGGACTTCAACGGCGACACCGACTTCGGCACTGATCAGGACATCGAGGCGTTCTTCGCCTGCCTGGGCTGGAACTGCTGCCCTACATGCCTGACTGCCGACTTCAACGGCGACGGCGATGTGGGGACCGATCAGGACATCGAGAGCTTCTTCAGGGTCCTCGGGGGAGCCCCTGCTAAGGTCAGGCATGCACCGCACCAGCATCGTCACGGCACTGATCGTCGGTTGCCTCCTTTCACCAGCGGCATTCGCCCAGACGCCTGCAACCGCGCCGATTGA
- a CDS encoding heavy metal-binding domain-containing protein encodes MCPMHSKVTSRNPEDRCPECGMKINQPVPPETPK; translated from the coding sequence ATGTGCCCGATGCACTCCAAGGTCACCAGCCGCAACCCCGAGGACCGCTGCCCCGAGTGCGGGATGAAGATCAATCAGCCAGTGCCGCCGGAGACCCCCAAGTGA
- a CDS encoding TolC family protein, producing the protein MTPGLGFDEVSRGIESRTEARVAWDRGTGEDQQARAAVSELLGKELTADSAVQVALLNNRELQAIYEDLDIAQADLVRAGLLQNPVFSGTLRFDTEGGGTGMDLDVSQEFLSLLTMSLRKSRAGAAFEAAKVRVTRAAVDTAFETRAAFYEWQAAEEVKGLRGTIEQATAASAELAQRLFDAGNTRELDLLSERALHEQAKLDLETAAANAVQARERLNALMGVWGADLGWTAASRLPQPPASDSDLEGLERRAVAESLELAEARALVEQAAVGARLARPLAWLNESEVGVAAEREIEGHWSVGPSFSVPIPIFDFGGAAAGEGGARLRQAVQRYYAAAVRLRASARAAEAALQSARARVLQHQTVILPLHERIVNHAQLQFNAMQVSGFQLLQAKRDQINAAAASIEALRDYWTARAGVQRAIAGSPTTLSSASSSTSGRTTTGAGSGAGGH; encoded by the coding sequence ATGACACCCGGGCTCGGCTTCGACGAGGTCTCGCGAGGGATCGAGTCACGCACCGAGGCCCGCGTGGCGTGGGACCGCGGTACTGGCGAGGACCAGCAGGCCAGGGCTGCGGTCTCTGAACTCCTGGGCAAGGAGCTCACGGCCGATTCCGCAGTCCAGGTCGCCCTCCTCAATAACCGTGAGCTTCAGGCCATCTATGAGGACTTGGACATCGCGCAGGCCGACCTCGTCCGCGCCGGGCTGCTCCAGAACCCCGTGTTCAGCGGGACGCTGCGGTTCGACACCGAGGGGGGCGGCACCGGCATGGACCTCGATGTGTCGCAGGAGTTCCTGTCGCTGCTCACGATGTCGCTGCGGAAGTCGCGGGCAGGGGCGGCGTTCGAGGCTGCCAAGGTACGGGTCACCCGCGCGGCGGTGGACACCGCCTTCGAGACCAGGGCCGCGTTCTATGAGTGGCAAGCAGCGGAGGAGGTGAAGGGTCTCCGGGGGACGATTGAGCAGGCAACCGCCGCGTCCGCCGAACTCGCCCAGCGACTCTTCGATGCGGGCAACACGCGCGAGCTCGACCTACTCAGCGAGCGAGCCCTCCACGAGCAGGCCAAGCTCGACCTCGAGACGGCCGCGGCGAACGCGGTTCAGGCACGCGAGCGGCTTAACGCCCTCATGGGCGTTTGGGGCGCGGACCTTGGTTGGACAGCGGCCTCCCGTCTCCCACAGCCGCCGGCATCCGACAGCGACTTGGAAGGCTTGGAGCGGCGCGCGGTGGCGGAGAGCCTCGAGCTCGCGGAGGCGCGGGCTCTGGTGGAGCAGGCCGCCGTGGGTGCTCGGCTCGCTCGCCCTCTCGCCTGGCTCAACGAATCGGAGGTGGGAGTCGCCGCCGAAAGGGAGATCGAGGGCCACTGGTCCGTCGGGCCGTCATTCAGTGTCCCCATCCCAATCTTCGACTTCGGGGGTGCGGCGGCAGGTGAGGGCGGCGCCCGTTTGCGGCAGGCGGTTCAGCGCTACTACGCCGCCGCGGTCCGGCTCCGGGCCTCCGCCCGGGCGGCCGAGGCGGCGCTGCAATCAGCCCGGGCTCGCGTGCTCCAGCACCAGACCGTCATCCTGCCCCTTCACGAGCGCATCGTGAATCACGCGCAGCTCCAGTTCAACGCGATGCAGGTTTCGGGGTTCCAGCTCCTCCAGGCCAAGCGGGACCAGATCAACGCGGCCGCGGCGTCGATCGAGGCCCTGCGAGACTACTGGACGGCTCGCGCGGGCGTTCAGCGGGCCATCGCGGGATCACCCACCACTCTCTCATCGGCATCGTCGAGCACCTCGGGACGCACCACAACCGGCGCCGGCAGCGGCGCAGGAGGGCACTGA